A window from Chryseobacterium vaccae encodes these proteins:
- a CDS encoding OmpA family protein: MKIFKILAVSAMALGLTSCVSKKQYDALSTNYKQCIENIGERQREIQDLKSQNSALAGENNLLKSQHDALKSSLDACLSNTGKSSANIDKLVGEINASNSYIKQLISNNAKNDSLNLALSNKLKRSLDNVTDDDVQVKVLKGVVMISLSDKMLYKTGDYNVLPAAQEVLGKVAKVINDYDKYSVLIEGNTDNAPLSSPNLPKDNWDLSALRGTAIAKVLQTQFGVDPARITAGGRSEYNPKATNMSVSGRAENRRTEIIIMPKLDEFMKLMDIAPKK, encoded by the coding sequence ATGAAGATTTTTAAAATTTTAGCAGTTTCTGCAATGGCGCTGGGATTGACATCTTGTGTCAGTAAAAAACAGTATGACGCTTTGAGCACAAACTATAAGCAGTGTATTGAAAATATTGGAGAAAGACAAAGAGAAATTCAGGATTTAAAGTCTCAGAATTCAGCATTGGCAGGTGAAAACAATCTGTTGAAAAGCCAGCATGATGCTTTAAAATCATCTTTGGATGCATGTTTGTCCAATACAGGGAAAAGTTCGGCTAATATCGATAAACTGGTAGGGGAGATCAATGCGTCTAATTCTTACATCAAACAATTGATTTCTAATAATGCTAAGAACGATAGTCTTAACCTTGCATTATCTAACAAGCTGAAAAGATCTTTGGATAATGTAACGGATGATGATGTACAAGTGAAAGTTCTGAAAGGAGTAGTTATGATTTCGCTTTCAGATAAAATGCTATACAAAACAGGAGATTACAATGTACTGCCTGCAGCTCAGGAAGTGTTAGGGAAAGTGGCGAAAGTAATTAATGATTACGATAAATATTCTGTATTAATTGAAGGTAATACGGATAATGCTCCACTAAGTTCTCCTAATCTGCCAAAAGATAACTGGGATCTTTCTGCATTGAGAGGTACAGCTATTGCAAAAGTGTTACAGACACAATTTGGGGTAGATCCTGCAAGGATCACTGCGGGAGGACGTTCTGAATACAATCCTAAGGCAACTAATATGAGTGTTTCCGGAAGAGCGGAAAACAGAAGAACAGAGATCATCATTATGCCTAAACTTGATGAGTTTATGAAACTGATGGATATTGCTCCTAAGAAGTAA
- a CDS encoding DUF1648 domain-containing protein: MENILLTAFDVLNFGLVIFFWRFTLKQYKTLPEKIPVHFDFYGKADHFGGRKSAFLMPGVAAALFVVLTFAVRYANAVNFPVEITEQNKDAQFLIMEIFVRWILTLVLLIFMNLQDYMFRYTFDENVKPRVPFGGAILAIFGSLITVFIFIGLFK, from the coding sequence ATGGAGAATATTCTGTTGACCGCTTTTGATGTTTTAAATTTTGGATTGGTGATCTTCTTCTGGAGATTTACTCTGAAGCAATACAAAACACTTCCGGAGAAAATTCCTGTTCACTTTGATTTTTATGGAAAAGCAGATCATTTCGGAGGCCGGAAGTCCGCCTTTTTGATGCCGGGGGTGGCAGCTGCTTTATTTGTAGTGCTCACTTTTGCGGTAAGGTATGCCAATGCTGTTAATTTTCCGGTAGAAATTACCGAACAGAACAAAGATGCCCAATTTCTGATCATGGAAATTTTTGTCAGATGGATACTTACTTTGGTACTTCTGATTTTCATGAATCTCCAGGATTATATGTTCCGCTATACCTTTGATGAAAACGTAAAGCCACGGGTTCCTTTTGGAGGAGCTATTCTGGCTATTTTCGGAAGCCTGATCACCGTCTTTATTTTTATTGGTTTGTTTAAATGA
- a CDS encoding lipocalin-like domain-containing protein, whose product MKKLALLFAGLSLFVATGCNNDNDNEMEYPLVGVWQPYKEVVTTIETGETPVSDEITYTTCQKDSRWRFNTETVGKRTDWGDSATPGQCAISSDRNFTYTYDKSAKTVVIKYQGTVEPASGKIVTLNETTLNLAIRENTENPNVFKTRTYTMKRIPQQ is encoded by the coding sequence ATGAAGAAATTAGCATTACTATTTGCAGGTTTATCATTATTTGTAGCTACAGGATGTAATAACGACAACGATAATGAAATGGAATATCCGTTGGTAGGTGTATGGCAGCCATACAAAGAAGTTGTTACCACTATAGAGACAGGAGAAACTCCGGTTTCAGACGAGATTACTTATACCACTTGTCAGAAAGATTCCAGATGGAGGTTCAATACAGAAACTGTAGGTAAAAGAACAGATTGGGGGGATTCTGCAACTCCGGGGCAGTGTGCTATATCATCAGACCGTAATTTTACGTATACCTATGATAAAAGTGCCAAAACAGTGGTGATCAAATACCAGGGAACTGTAGAGCCTGCAAGTGGGAAGATTGTTACCCTTAATGAAACTACCCTGAATCTTGCTATCAGAGAAAATACAGAAAACCCAAATGTATTTAAGACGAGAACATATACGATGAAGAGAATTCCTCAGCAATAA
- a CDS encoding deoxyuridine 5'-triphosphate nucleotidohydrolase produces MEYSKEFKAALSAFSNIEKDRLIFRLLKKDKLLSKKLYFELIDPETTDDKRNAMEENVAEKILLASKYIGNSQYFLSVIRKISAEITEHVKITTDKFGDVSLNLLLINKILEYNSDLSRQRFDHVYKLYLYIINKVFKALILAKKLDEDYWLEIDDFLRTTQSGIEENHYLLKLSTNNGLDMNWLRDCESIPENIEQIMKGIKSQGFLK; encoded by the coding sequence ATGGAGTATTCAAAAGAATTCAAAGCGGCACTGAGCGCTTTTTCAAATATAGAAAAGGACAGGCTTATTTTCAGATTGCTGAAGAAAGACAAGCTCCTGTCTAAAAAGTTATATTTCGAGCTTATAGATCCGGAAACTACGGACGATAAAAGAAACGCCATGGAGGAGAACGTTGCAGAAAAAATTCTTCTGGCTTCCAAATACATCGGCAATTCTCAATATTTTCTGAGTGTTATCCGGAAAATAAGTGCAGAGATTACAGAACATGTTAAAATAACTACCGATAAATTCGGGGATGTTTCGCTTAATTTACTTCTTATCAACAAAATTTTAGAATACAATAGCGATCTCAGCAGGCAAAGGTTTGATCATGTTTATAAATTATACCTTTATATTATCAATAAAGTATTTAAAGCTCTGATACTTGCGAAAAAGCTGGATGAAGATTACTGGCTGGAAATTGATGACTTCCTGAGAACAACCCAATCCGGCATAGAAGAAAATCATTACCTTCTGAAATTATCCACCAACAACGGCCTGGATATGAACTGGCTCCGCGATTGTGAAAGCATTCCGGAAAATATAGAACAAATCATGAAAGGGATTAAAAGCCAGGGATTTTTAAAATAA
- a CDS encoding 3-deoxy-D-manno-octulosonic acid transferase, with the protein MSFFYNLFVSLLIFGMKIFSLFNDKTKKGVDGRKESLKKVKNAFSPSDKVIWMHAASLGEYEQGLPVLEKLKENYPYHKILVTFFSPSGYENVIKKKYNADVICYLPFDKKSIVKDFVSQFNTELFFTVKYDYWYNLLAELKNKGTKIYVVSALFYERQSFFTSYGKWFVKQLQKNVDWFFHQTPFSMALAKSVGLTNSSVAGDTRFDRVKQLKKRDNHVEYINTFIDGKQTVVFGSSWQAEEKIAATVFRKNADLKLIIAPHDLKRVEHLKSIFPDALVYSEINNAEAAVKESQILIIDSIGLLSKLYFYADIAVVGGGFHDAGLHNILEAATFGIPVVFGNHYKKNPEADDLIAAEGGKSFSEENAAADFILFLLNNEEELESMSQNAGKFVEEKPNSTELILQKILF; encoded by the coding sequence ATGTCCTTCTTTTATAACCTGTTTGTTAGTCTTCTTATCTTCGGAATGAAGATTTTTTCGTTATTTAATGATAAAACTAAAAAAGGAGTTGACGGGAGAAAAGAATCATTGAAAAAAGTAAAAAACGCTTTTTCACCTTCCGATAAAGTTATTTGGATGCATGCGGCCAGCCTTGGGGAATATGAGCAGGGTCTTCCTGTTTTGGAAAAGTTGAAAGAGAATTATCCGTATCATAAAATTCTGGTAACTTTCTTTTCACCTTCCGGTTATGAAAATGTGATTAAAAAGAAATATAACGCAGATGTGATCTGCTATCTTCCCTTTGATAAGAAAAGTATTGTAAAAGACTTTGTATCACAATTTAATACTGAACTATTTTTTACGGTGAAGTATGATTATTGGTATAACCTTTTGGCTGAGCTTAAAAATAAAGGGACTAAAATCTATGTAGTTTCCGCATTATTTTATGAAAGACAGTCTTTCTTCACATCGTATGGAAAATGGTTTGTAAAGCAGCTTCAGAAAAATGTTGACTGGTTTTTTCATCAGACGCCGTTTTCTATGGCACTTGCCAAAAGTGTAGGACTTACCAATTCTTCGGTAGCGGGTGACACGCGGTTTGATCGTGTAAAACAGCTTAAGAAGCGTGATAATCATGTAGAATATATCAATACATTCATTGACGGTAAACAAACCGTGGTTTTTGGAAGCAGCTGGCAGGCGGAAGAGAAAATAGCGGCAACAGTTTTCAGGAAAAATGCAGATCTGAAATTAATTATAGCACCTCATGATCTGAAAAGAGTAGAGCATCTAAAAAGTATCTTCCCTGATGCTTTGGTATACAGTGAAATTAACAATGCTGAAGCAGCTGTAAAAGAATCTCAGATTTTAATTATAGACAGCATCGGATTATTGTCAAAGCTCTATTTCTATGCAGATATAGCAGTAGTAGGAGGTGGTTTTCATGATGCAGGGCTTCACAATATTCTCGAAGCAGCAACATTTGGAATCCCGGTAGTTTTTGGGAATCACTACAAAAAGAATCCGGAAGCAGATGACCTGATTGCTGCAGAAGGAGGTAAGTCTTTTTCTGAAGAAAATGCCGCCGCAGATTTTATTTTATTCCTTCTCAATAATGAAGAAGAGCTTGAATCAATGTCTCAGAATGCCGGAAAATTTGTAGAAGAAAAACCTAATTCCACAGAACTTATCCTTCAGAAAATTTTATTTTAA
- a CDS encoding protein-disulfide reductase DsbD family protein, whose amino-acid sequence MKFRNWFLAVLLFLAAGINAQIKNPVKFKFTVNDLGNNQYEAVLNATMESGWHIYSKDLPEDTGIPTEYKVSGKNIELIGKFTEVGKKHEEFSEAFGGTIVYYSNTAGFKQKFKLKDPTKPADVTSEITYQTCDDRVCLAPNTLEFNQKVTPKGVEEAAATDETAEPAKDSAKVTETVATDPAKGEVTITEASKLDPKQLKIETLDFQKPLTDCGTASTKVDENYWTYLFLGFIGGLIALLTPCVFPMIPLTVSFFTKGSKNKAKGKRDALIYGFFILLIFVLLSLPFHLIDGIAGNIFNEISTSVWLNIAFFIIFIFFAGSFFGYYDITLPSSIANKSSKAEEAGGIIGIFFMALTLVIVSFSCTGPILGSLLGSAVTGSTNVPMLLTFALAGFGLAWAIVFGLLALFPQALQSLPKSGGWMNTVKVVLGFVELALALKFLSKADLVSKTFFLKRELFIAIWIIIALGLALYLFGLIRFPHDDKKPKISITRKILGALGMGFVIYLIQGLIPSDRPKLQLLSGILPPLNVSYFHDEKDGILGMHPEHDFFKAIEIAKKENKPILIDFTGYGCENCRKMEEFVWSEPDILPTLQNDVVLASLYVDDKEELPEDQKTKIDLGDGQIKKVKTIGDRWSLFQQVNFNNNSQPHYVLITPDGKVINTPVSGYMPKEDFKKFLECGVEYFKKSK is encoded by the coding sequence ATGAAATTTAGAAACTGGTTTTTAGCAGTCCTCCTATTTTTAGCGGCAGGAATCAATGCACAGATTAAAAATCCCGTAAAATTTAAGTTCACCGTCAATGACTTAGGGAACAATCAGTATGAAGCTGTTTTGAATGCCACCATGGAAAGCGGATGGCATATTTATTCCAAAGATCTTCCTGAAGATACCGGGATTCCTACTGAATATAAGGTTTCAGGGAAAAATATTGAACTGATTGGTAAATTCACCGAAGTCGGTAAAAAGCACGAGGAATTTTCTGAGGCTTTCGGAGGAACTATTGTATATTACTCCAATACAGCAGGCTTCAAACAGAAATTCAAATTAAAAGATCCCACAAAACCCGCAGACGTTACTTCTGAAATTACCTATCAGACCTGTGATGACAGGGTGTGTCTGGCTCCCAATACTTTAGAATTCAACCAAAAAGTTACTCCAAAAGGTGTTGAGGAAGCAGCAGCGACTGACGAAACGGCTGAACCAGCCAAAGATTCCGCAAAAGTAACAGAAACAGTTGCTACAGATCCTGCAAAAGGAGAAGTAACGATTACAGAGGCTTCTAAACTGGACCCAAAACAACTGAAAATTGAAACCCTTGATTTCCAGAAACCACTAACGGACTGCGGAACAGCCTCAACAAAGGTGGATGAAAATTACTGGACCTATCTGTTCTTAGGGTTCATCGGAGGATTAATTGCCTTACTGACCCCTTGTGTATTCCCAATGATTCCACTAACGGTTTCATTCTTTACTAAAGGAAGCAAGAACAAGGCAAAGGGGAAAAGAGATGCATTGATCTATGGATTTTTCATCCTTTTAATCTTCGTTTTGCTAAGTCTTCCGTTCCACCTAATTGATGGAATTGCCGGAAATATTTTCAACGAAATTTCTACCAGTGTATGGCTGAATATTGCGTTCTTCATCATATTTATCTTCTTTGCAGGTAGTTTCTTCGGATACTACGATATTACGCTTCCAAGCTCTATTGCCAACAAATCTTCAAAGGCTGAGGAAGCAGGAGGAATTATCGGTATTTTCTTTATGGCTTTAACGCTTGTGATTGTTTCATTCTCATGTACGGGCCCTATTCTGGGAAGTTTATTGGGAAGCGCTGTAACAGGCTCTACCAACGTTCCGATGCTGCTTACTTTTGCTCTGGCAGGGTTCGGACTGGCATGGGCGATTGTTTTTGGGCTACTGGCTTTATTCCCTCAGGCTTTACAAAGTCTTCCGAAATCCGGAGGATGGATGAATACCGTGAAAGTGGTCTTAGGTTTTGTAGAATTGGCACTGGCTTTAAAATTCTTATCCAAAGCTGACCTGGTTTCCAAAACATTCTTCTTAAAAAGAGAACTTTTCATTGCAATCTGGATTATCATTGCATTAGGCCTCGCTTTATATCTGTTCGGGCTGATCAGATTCCCGCATGACGATAAAAAACCTAAAATCTCCATTACCAGAAAGATTTTGGGGGCTTTGGGAATGGGTTTTGTGATTTATCTGATTCAGGGATTAATTCCTTCTGACCGTCCGAAACTTCAGCTGTTAAGCGGAATCCTCCCTCCTCTGAATGTAAGTTATTTCCATGACGAAAAAGACGGCATCTTAGGAATGCATCCTGAACATGATTTCTTTAAAGCCATTGAAATTGCGAAGAAAGAGAACAAGCCTATCCTGATTGATTTTACCGGATATGGATGTGAAAACTGCCGTAAAATGGAAGAATTTGTATGGAGCGAACCGGATATTTTACCAACGCTTCAAAACGATGTTGTTCTGGCTTCTTTATATGTTGATGACAAGGAAGAGCTTCCGGAAGACCAGAAAACAAAGATTGACCTTGGGGACGGACAGATCAAAAAGGTAAAAACTATTGGGGACCGATGGAGCTTATTCCAGCAGGTCAACTTCAATAATAATTCCCAGCCTCACTATGTTTTAATAACGCCCGACGGAAAGGTAATCAACACTCCGGTTTCAGGATACATGCCGAAAGAAGATTTTAAAAAATTCCTCGAATGCGGCGTAGAGTATTTCAAAAAAAGTAAATAA
- a CDS encoding O-methyltransferase, giving the protein MSFFEEKNPEMDRYLETHASSEPEILKKLRRETYQKTTQPHMISGYQQGRLLTIISQIIRPENVLEIGTFTGYATLCLAAGLSGEGKITTLDVNEDLAYLPKKYFENSEYAGQINFRLQDAKEFLKETDEFFDLVFIDADKENYAEYFKLIKPRTKSGSVVMFDNVLWYGKVLEENPKQKSTQSIKELNDLIAKDDDFENLILPLRDGVNFLRRK; this is encoded by the coding sequence ATGAGCTTTTTCGAAGAAAAAAATCCTGAAATGGACCGGTATCTGGAAACCCACGCTTCTTCAGAACCTGAAATTTTGAAAAAATTAAGAAGAGAGACCTATCAGAAAACAACACAGCCTCACATGATCTCCGGATATCAGCAGGGAAGACTTTTGACGATTATTTCCCAAATAATAAGGCCTGAGAATGTTCTTGAGATAGGAACTTTTACAGGATATGCTACTTTATGTCTAGCTGCCGGATTATCTGGTGAAGGAAAAATAACAACACTGGATGTCAATGAAGATCTTGCCTATCTGCCGAAAAAATATTTTGAAAACAGTGAATATGCAGGACAGATCAATTTCAGGCTTCAGGATGCAAAAGAATTTCTGAAAGAAACAGATGAGTTTTTTGATCTCGTGTTTATTGATGCAGATAAAGAAAACTATGCTGAATATTTCAAACTGATAAAACCCAGAACAAAATCAGGCTCTGTTGTAATGTTTGATAATGTTTTGTGGTACGGAAAAGTTCTGGAAGAAAATCCTAAACAAAAATCAACACAGTCCATTAAAGAACTGAACGATTTAATTGCAAAAGATGATGATTTTGAAAATCTTATTTTACCTTTGCGGGACGGAGTAAACTTCCTTCGCAGGAAGTAA
- a CDS encoding C40 family peptidase, producing the protein MNKGICIVTVAPVRAEGSDKAEIVTEILFGESADILEVNKNWTRIKMHYDGYEGWMDTKQLKPVTDEELEKRKVTVITEDFSSVLMNDGKTLLSMGSEVEFPAVASRRSHDLRESIALAAKEFLNVPYLWGGKSFFAVDCSGFTQLVYKIHGIKLPRDTYQQAEVGEPLTFVEESQPGDLAFFENPEGKIIHVGIMLDNQRIIHASGKVRIDILDSTGIFNKEMNKHTHKLRVIKNVL; encoded by the coding sequence ATGAACAAAGGAATTTGTATAGTCACTGTAGCACCGGTACGGGCAGAAGGTTCTGATAAAGCGGAAATTGTTACGGAAATATTGTTTGGAGAAAGCGCAGACATTCTGGAAGTGAATAAAAACTGGACCAGGATAAAAATGCATTATGACGGGTACGAAGGATGGATGGATACCAAACAGCTGAAACCTGTAACGGATGAGGAGCTGGAAAAAAGAAAAGTTACCGTGATCACTGAAGACTTTTCTTCCGTGCTGATGAATGATGGAAAAACACTTCTCTCCATGGGGTCTGAAGTAGAATTTCCTGCAGTGGCTTCAAGAAGAAGCCATGATCTGCGCGAAAGTATTGCTCTGGCTGCCAAAGAATTTCTGAATGTTCCCTATCTGTGGGGAGGTAAAAGTTTTTTTGCTGTAGACTGCTCCGGTTTTACGCAGCTGGTATATAAAATTCATGGGATTAAGCTTCCAAGAGATACTTATCAGCAGGCAGAAGTAGGAGAGCCCCTGACTTTTGTTGAAGAAAGTCAGCCCGGAGATTTAGCATTTTTTGAAAATCCTGAAGGAAAAATTATTCATGTAGGCATCATGCTGGATAACCAGAGAATCATTCATGCTTCAGGAAAAGTAAGAATTGATATTTTAGACTCCACAGGGATCTTTAATAAAGAAATGAATAAACACACTCATAAGCTGAGAGTGATTAAAAATGTGCTTTAA
- a CDS encoding glycosyltransferase family 2 protein, producing MQDLVSIITPCYNSAEFIEETIQSVLNQTYQNWEWLITDDLSRDNTVEIIRKYNDPRIKLQVLEKNGGAGNARNKSLERATGRYIAFLDSDDYWYPEYLETMTGYMQEHHAELVYCNYSRCNEQLQPVLKDFEADKIVTFSNLLKTCRLAPVSTMYDTKRVGKFFFPIKSKREDHVMWLNLLKVIPEGKPLKKTLAKYRMRENSVSRKKKNIIIDQYLVYKDFMEFSTIKSLYYTANWAVNGFLKYSKIFN from the coding sequence ATGCAAGACCTCGTCTCCATCATTACTCCATGTTACAACTCTGCAGAATTTATCGAAGAAACGATACAGTCTGTTCTTAACCAAACCTACCAGAACTGGGAATGGCTGATTACTGATGACCTATCCAGGGACAACACCGTTGAAATCATCAGAAAATACAACGATCCGAGAATAAAACTACAGGTCCTAGAGAAAAACGGAGGAGCAGGAAACGCCAGAAACAAAAGCCTTGAAAGAGCCACGGGAAGATATATTGCGTTCCTAGACTCTGATGACTACTGGTACCCAGAATATCTGGAAACGATGACAGGTTATATGCAGGAACATCATGCAGAGCTTGTATATTGTAATTATTCAAGGTGTAATGAGCAGCTTCAGCCTGTTCTTAAAGATTTCGAAGCAGACAAGATTGTTACGTTCTCTAATCTTCTGAAAACCTGCAGACTTGCTCCGGTTTCTACAATGTATGATACCAAAAGAGTTGGTAAATTTTTCTTTCCTATTAAAAGCAAACGGGAAGATCATGTGATGTGGCTAAACCTTTTAAAAGTAATCCCGGAAGGCAAGCCCTTAAAAAAGACCCTGGCAAAATACAGAATGCGCGAAAATAGTGTTTCCAGAAAGAAAAAAAATATCATCATAGATCAATATCTTGTATATAAAGATTTCATGGAATTCTCTACTATAAAATCACTTTATTATACCGCCAACTGGGCTGTGAACGGGTTCCTTAAGTATTCTAAAATTTTCAACTGA
- the tilS gene encoding tRNA lysidine(34) synthetase TilS, which produces MEKISLKNELKNLVSHPEKRSYLLAVSGGADSMVLASLFRDFRDEIQNSEFKIQIAHINYKLRGKDSDLDQETVQDFCEKNNIPFHLYEVSEKDRKPENSIQLWARELRYDFFRKIKEQEQLEFLVTAHHLNDQLETFLINLSKASGIKGLSGIPANDNHILRPLLHVSKDEIYKFAEKNDIAFREDLSNKKSDYLRNKIRNEIVPKLLETNNHFLNNFKRSMFYLNQTKDFAEKQIQEIENKLTVFNPDHKILSKEKLDQESDFVKFEILKKYGFDQENEIPKIFKAENGSSFFSKEYQLIVSRDEFIFINLNLKQEIKKEIIVAENIDLSEALLTINLQNCIEDIDGINNNFNWDFDAERIQFPVYLRKQQDGDEIYPSGFSGKKKVSKFFRDEKLSILARQKIWILCDNNNSVLGIIPLRQDRRYAKGEKTKRVLKIFNEK; this is translated from the coding sequence TTGGAAAAAATAAGTTTAAAAAATGAGTTAAAAAATCTGGTCAGCCATCCGGAAAAACGCAGTTATCTTCTGGCGGTGAGCGGAGGTGCAGATTCTATGGTTCTGGCTTCGCTGTTCAGGGATTTCAGAGATGAAATACAGAATTCAGAATTCAAAATCCAGATTGCCCATATCAACTATAAACTGCGTGGAAAAGACTCTGATCTCGATCAAGAAACGGTACAGGATTTCTGCGAGAAAAATAATATCCCGTTTCATCTTTATGAAGTTTCAGAAAAAGACAGAAAACCTGAAAACTCTATCCAGCTATGGGCCAGAGAACTCCGTTATGATTTTTTCAGAAAGATTAAAGAACAGGAACAACTTGAATTCCTGGTAACTGCCCATCATTTGAATGACCAGCTGGAAACTTTTCTTATCAATTTATCCAAAGCATCCGGAATTAAAGGGCTTAGCGGAATTCCTGCGAATGACAACCACATCCTGCGCCCTCTTTTACATGTTTCAAAAGACGAGATCTATAAGTTTGCTGAGAAAAACGATATCGCTTTTCGGGAAGACCTTTCCAATAAAAAAAGTGATTATTTGAGAAATAAGATCAGAAATGAGATTGTTCCGAAGCTTTTGGAAACGAATAATCATTTCCTTAACAATTTCAAAAGAAGTATGTTCTATCTGAATCAAACCAAAGATTTTGCTGAAAAACAGATTCAGGAGATTGAAAATAAGCTCACCGTATTTAACCCTGACCATAAAATCTTATCAAAGGAAAAGCTGGATCAGGAAAGTGATTTCGTGAAGTTTGAGATTTTAAAAAAATATGGTTTCGACCAGGAGAATGAAATCCCCAAAATTTTCAAAGCAGAAAACGGCAGCTCTTTTTTTTCAAAAGAGTATCAGTTGATCGTCAGCCGTGATGAATTCATTTTTATTAACCTGAATTTAAAACAGGAAATCAAAAAAGAAATCATTGTTGCCGAAAATATTGATCTTAGTGAAGCTTTGCTGACTATCAATCTTCAAAATTGTATTGAAGATATTGATGGAATTAATAATAATTTCAACTGGGATTTTGATGCTGAAAGAATTCAATTTCCAGTGTATTTAAGAAAACAACAGGACGGAGATGAAATTTATCCTTCGGGATTTTCAGGTAAAAAGAAAGTCTCTAAGTTTTTTAGGGACGAAAAATTATCTATTTTAGCGAGGCAAAAAATTTGGATCCTGTGTGACAACAATAATTCCGTTCTCGGAATTATTCCGTTAAGACAGGACAGAAGATATGCAAAAGGTGAGAAAACGAAGCGTGTTCTCAAAATTTTTAATGAAAAGTAA
- a CDS encoding acyltransferase family protein yields MQNITKNNFDFIRVLLAFIVFVGHLGALSFSKELAVLENSPVEIAVFSFFVVSGFLIARSYDRSSSLKSYAKKRFNRIVPAYLLVVFLCAILLSLVSTLSFSEYFGNTQVYKYLFWNSLFLNFKAPWLPGVFGNQAVNGALWTMKVEMCFYIAVPLMFLLFGKNNKYRTTSLIVLYFLSLIYLNYFEMAGKISMSKQLPGSLCYFIGGMLIYFHFDQFIKHKNILFIIAIITVWIDLFFKIKLFSPIMISIIVLYIAYSFKFLNNFGKYGDFTYGIYIFHFPIIRTFQTTGLFADYNPYLMSFVCMFVVIGVGIASWHLYEKKFL; encoded by the coding sequence ATGCAAAACATAACGAAAAATAATTTTGACTTTATCCGTGTTCTCCTCGCTTTCATTGTCTTTGTTGGACATCTGGGAGCATTAAGCTTCTCTAAAGAGCTCGCCGTTTTAGAAAACAGCCCCGTAGAAATTGCCGTTTTTTCGTTTTTTGTGGTCAGCGGATTTTTAATTGCGCGAAGTTATGACAGATCATCCAGCCTTAAAAGCTATGCAAAGAAAAGATTCAACAGGATTGTTCCCGCTTACCTGTTGGTTGTATTTCTTTGTGCGATCCTGCTCAGTCTGGTAAGTACACTTTCTTTTTCGGAATATTTCGGCAATACGCAGGTTTATAAGTATTTGTTCTGGAATTCTCTTTTCCTGAATTTTAAAGCTCCCTGGCTACCGGGCGTCTTCGGCAATCAGGCTGTAAACGGAGCACTCTGGACCATGAAGGTAGAAATGTGCTTTTACATTGCTGTTCCCCTGATGTTTTTATTATTCGGAAAAAATAATAAATACAGAACGACCAGTCTGATTGTACTATATTTTCTTTCGCTCATTTATCTCAATTATTTTGAAATGGCTGGGAAAATTTCAATGTCCAAGCAGCTGCCGGGATCACTGTGTTATTTCATAGGAGGAATGTTGATTTACTTTCATTTTGATCAATTCATCAAACACAAGAACATCCTTTTCATCATCGCTATTATTACCGTATGGATTGATCTGTTTTTCAAAATAAAACTATTCTCCCCCATCATGATCAGCATCATTGTGCTGTATATCGCCTACTCTTTTAAATTCCTGAATAATTTCGGCAAGTATGGGGATTTCACCTATGGAATCTATATATTCCATTTCCCTATTATCAGAACATTTCAAACAACGGGTCTTTTTGCTGATTACAATCCATATCTCATGAGTTTTGTATGCATGTTCGTGGTGATTGGAGTAGGAATTGCTTCATGGCATCTGTATGAAAAGAAATTTTTATAA